The window AACTAGGTACGCCGCCGTGAGGTAGCCTGGCAGCTGGGCCAGCGACATGGCCAGGGAGTACCCGAAAGGTCCTCACCAGGCCGTAGCCCCTCCTGGCAAGCATGGTTGGAAGCCAGAGGAAGGCGCCGTAGTAGCCGAAGGCTAGGAGAGCCAGGAGGCCCAGAGCACGAGCGTCTGGGTCCTGAGCCTCTTAGCCAGCAGCCCCCNNNNNNNNNNNNNNNNNNNNNNNNNNNNNNNNNNNNNNNNNNNNNNNNNNNNNNNNNNNNNNNNNNNNNNNNNNNNNNNNNNNNNNNNNNNNNNNNNNNNNNNNNNNNNNNNNNNNNNNNNNNNNNNNNNNNNNNNNNNNNNNNNNNNNNNNNNNNNNNNNNNNNNNNNNNNNNNNNNNNNNNNNNNNNNNNNNNNNNNNNNNNNNNNNNNNNNNNNNNNNNNNNNNNNNNNNNNNNNNNNNNNNNNNNNNNNNNNNNNNNNNNNNNNNNNNNNNNNNNNNNNNNNNNNNNNNNNNNNNNNNNNNNNNNNNNNNNNNNNNNNNNNNNNNNNNNNNNNNNNNNNNNNNNNNNNNNNNNNNNNNNNNNNNNNNNNNNNNNNNNNNNNNNNNNNNNNNNNNNNNNNNNNNNNNNNNNNNNNNNNNNNNNNNNNNNNNNNNNNNNNNNNNNNNNNNNNNNNNNNNNNNNNNNNNNNNNNNNNNNNNNNNNNNNNNNNNNNNNNNNNNNNNNNNNNNNNNNNNNNNNNNNNNNNNNNNNNNNNNNNNNNNNNNNNNNNNNNNNNNNNNNNNNNNNNNNNNNNNNNNNNNNNNNNNNNNNNNNNNNNNNNNNNNNNNNNNNNNNNNNNNNNNNNNNNNNNNNNNNNNNNNNNNNNNNNNNNNNNNNNNNNNNNNNNNNNNNNNNNNNNNNNNNNNNNNNNNNNNNNNNNNNNNNNNNNNNNNNNNNNNCCACGTTCCTCCCCCTGCGGTCAGGCGGCGAGAGCTCTGAGACCAGGGAGGCGGCCACCGGGAGCCCCGCCGCCTAGCCCCGAGCCCTGTGAAGAGGCGTATGGCGGCCAGGTCTGAGGCGGAGGAGGCAAACGCCGTCAGCCCCACTCCTACGCTGTAGAGGGCCAGCGTCAACATGAACGTGCGCCTGCGGCCCCATAGGTCCGCGAGCCAGCCGAAGAGGAAGGCGCCTATGAGCATCCCGACGTTGTTGGCCAGTATTACGAGCCCCTCGTCCCCCTTGGTGAGGCCAAGCTCGTGGGAGGCCGCAACCAGTATGTAGGACAGCAGGAGGACGTCCATGGCGTCGAACATCCACCCTATGCCTGAAGCGGATATGAGCCTCGCCTCCCTGCCGTTCACGGGCTTCACCATCTTGGAGAACAACTGTTCTCCATAATAAGCGTTCGCGGAGGGCTTACACGTACGCAGGCCGGCAGCCGCTGGGCACTCTCCCCTTGGTCGGCCCCTTAAGGGGCTCAGAGGCGCCTTCAGCGTACCGACTTTCTTCAGCTCAGGGCCCTCTAGGTAGCCCTGGCCCCGTGAGCGGTCTGAAACACCATGTTAACTCCCCGGTTTACAGAGTTTCAGCCGCTGGCCTGAGGGCTAAGCCGTATAGCCTAAGCCCTGGACCCTTCAAGGGGCGACCTTGGAGGTCTACCTGGTAAAGGGCATGTCGAACTCGTACCTCACGAGCGACGGGGTTCTCGTAGACGCTGGGGCCAGCGTCAAGGACGTGCTGAGGGCCGCGGGGCAGCACGGCATCAAGGTCAGGTACCTCTTCATAACGCACTACCACGTTGACCACGTGAGGCGCGCTGCCGAGATAGCCGAGGCCCTCGGCTGCAGGGTGGTGGCCCCTGAGCTCGACTCTGACGTGATAGAGGGAAGGTCACCTCCCCCTGGGGGCCTAGCGGGCCTCTTCCACAGGCTGCTCAGGGTCAGGCCGGTGAGGGTTGACGTCAAG of the uncultured Acidilobus sp. JCHS genome contains:
- a CDS encoding Zn-dependent hydrolase, including glyoxylase, translated to MEVYLVKGMSNSYLTSDGVLVDAGASVKDVLRAAGQHGIKVRYLFITHYHVDHVRRAAEIAEALGCRVVAPELDSDVIEGRSPPPGGLAGLFHRLLRVRPVRVDVKVRDGDEVEGYRAVATPGHTPGSTAYVKEGVMFSGDAVLSSRGRPVPPPRRYNLDQARAEESFRRLLALRPGVIYPGHGEPIRLQP